gggtgggagtacaaccagaggccatgggttaagggtgaaaggtgaaatgttaaggggatcatgaagggaaacttcttcacacagacagtcatccgggtgtggaatgagcagccagcacaagtggtgcatgcgagctcaatttcaacatttaagaggttcatgtaggtacctggatggtaggggtgtgggagtgggcagattaaatagttcaccacagactagatggcccaaagggcatgtttctgtgttgtaattttctacaagaatgtaaaatattacaaaaattcactctgtctttttaacagctgtgcggaccagccattcacctcaacaggatttttttatatggcattaaaactgtggcactttaagttaataatacataaaagaaaatcccagatgcacatcaagaaagactaattgcgtgagactgtttcggttactgtggggccaggcacccatgcagctcagcaggaacagggaataataccaatggagagagtccaacTCTGCCAAGGTACAaattggagatgacagaaatgccccattcttatagaaacaggaagagcatcagggaattgatggtcattccagataccagcactctgcccagtcaggagatgatttctctgtccaacttgggtagaacctcactgtaacagtgtgataccagatcaaaccttggtaactcaagtaatctcatctgaaatgttgtcttacacccattgatggattttgtaaatctttttacaggttaaaaacaagaaagaatttgtctccaggaagttcaaacacggcacaccagttttgttgtctctgtccagatatttaagaagtggagcatgggattcaatcgaccatccttcctgctcaaactgtggggagggattcactcggtcatttgaccaactggcaacccgtcattttacacaggagaaaggttgTTCACATGCTGAAACAGTGTGAATGGATTCAttcggttatcacaattgaaggtacatcagcaagttcacactgggcaaggccattcacctgttctgtgtgtgagaaaggattcagtcagtcttcccacctgtggacacaccagtcagttcactctgggcaaaggctggtgatctgctgaatatctgagaaaggattcactcagtcatctgacctaatggcacaccagcgtgttcacactggggagaggctgttcacttgctcagtctgtgagaagagattcactcagtcatcccacctacacagtcaccagcgagttcacactggggagaagccattcacctgctcagtctgtgggaagggattcactcagtcatccaccctacagagtcatcagcgagttcacactggagagaggccattcatctgctcagagtgtgggaagggattcactcggtcatcccaactactgacacaccagcatattcacactggggagtggcctttcccgtgctcagaatgtgggaaaggattcactaagtcatccaccttactggtacatcagcgagttcacactggggagaagccattcagctgctcagtctgtgggaagagattcattcagtcatcctacctgcagagtcatcagcgagttcacaccggggagaagccgttcagctgctcagtctgtgggaagagattcactcagtcatcccacctacagagtcatcagcgagttcacaccggggagaggccgttcacctgctcagactgtggtaagagattcactcaatcttccatcctacatagtcatcagcgagttcacactggggagaggccgttcacttgctcagaatgtgggaagagattcagtgattcatccagcctacagaagcatcagcgagttcacactggggagaagccgttcacctgctcagaatgtgggaagcgattcagtgattcatccagcctacagaagcatcagcgagttcacactggggagaagccattcacctgctcagaatgtgggaagagattcactcagttatcccaactacagagacatcatcgagttcacactggggagaagccattcacctgctcagtctgtgggaagagattcactgatccatccaccctactgagtcatcagcgagttcacactggagagaggccattcacctgctcagagtgtgggaagggattcactcggtcatcccaactactggcacaccagcaagttcacactggggagtggcctttcacctgctcagaatgtgggaaactattcactaagtcatccaccttactggtacatcagcgagttcacactggggagaagctgttcatctgctcagtctgtgggaagggattcactgactcttccaccctacagagacatcagcgagtccacactggggagaagccattcacctgctcagaatgtgggaagagattcactcagtcatcccacctactggcacaccagtcagttcacactggggagaagccgttcacctgctcagaatgtgggaagagattcgctcactcatccaacctacatagtcatcagcgagttcacactggggagaagccattcacctgctcagaatgtgggaagagattcacacactCTTCCACCcttcagagacatcagcgagttcacactggggagaagccattcacctgctcagaatgtgggaagggattcact
This region of Hemitrygon akajei unplaced genomic scaffold, sHemAka1.3 Scf000053, whole genome shotgun sequence genomic DNA includes:
- the LOC140721275 gene encoding uncharacterized protein → MAHQRVHTGERLFTCSVCEKRFTQSSHLHSHQRVHTGEKPFTCSVCGKGFTQSSTLQSHQRVHTGERPFICSECGKGFTRSSQLLTHQHIHTGEWPFPCSECGKGFTKSSTLLVHQRVHTGEKPFSCSVCGKRFIQSSYLQSHQRVHTGEKPFSCSVCGKRFTQSSHLQSHQRVHTGERPFTCSDCGKRFTQSSILHSHQRVHTGERPFTCSECGKRFSDSSSLQKHQRVHTGEKPFTCSECGKRFSDSSSLQKHQRVHTGEKPFTCSECGKRFTQLSQLQRHHRVHTGEKPFTCSVCGKRFTDPSTLLSHQRVHTGERPFTCSECGKGFTRSSQLLAHQQVHTGEWPFTCSECGKLFTKSSTLLVHQRVHTGEKLFICSVCGKGFTDSSTLQRHQRVHTGEKPFTCSECGKRFTQSSHLLAHQSVHTGEKPFTCSECGKRFAHSSNLHSHQRVHTGEKPFTCSECGKRFTHSSTLQRHQRVHTGEKPFTCSECGKGFTQSSHLLAHQSVHTGERLFTCSDCGKGFTQSSNLQRHQQVHTREKPFTCSICGKGFTQSSQLLEHKSVHSGEWPLL